One stretch of Riemerella columbina DNA includes these proteins:
- a CDS encoding DNA gyrase/topoisomerase IV subunit A codes for MIEEQLPPEGESLKKISGLYKDWFLDYASYVILDRAIPSIFDGFKPVQRRIMHSMRELEDGRYNKVANIVGNTMKYHPHGDASITDAMVQIGQKELLIDTQGNWGNVYTGDSAAAARYIEARLTPFALEVVFNPKTTHWIKSYDGRNNEPIDLPVKFPLLLAQGVEGIGVGLSTKVMPHNFNELIDASIAYLKGKKFQIFPDFITGGMLDVTNYNDGERGGRLRARARIIQKDKHTLCITELPFSKTTSDLIDSILKANDKGKIKIKKIEDNTSDEVEINIHLNNDVSPDKMIDALYAFTDCEISISPNACVIVGDKPMFLSVSEILKQNTDHTVSLLKRELEIELGELEDKWHFASLEKIFIENEIYQEIKGKDSKEAVYTAIDIALQPFTQNLMRAVTTDDIIRLTELPFMRISRYDRDKALENIAALEGKMEQVKHHLAHLVDYAVDYFLNIKKKYGKGRERRTELRVFDTIDATKVAVANEKFYVNRAEGFIGTSLKKDEYVFDCSDIDDIITFRKDGVMQVTKVEPKTFVGKDIIHVGVFKKGDKRTVYNMIYREGKTGPYYMKRFSVTAITRNTEYPLASDAKGSEVLYFSANPNGEAEVVSVLLKPNARIRKNKIEIDFSELAIKGRNSRGNLVTKYAVKKVDLKEEGVSTLAPRKIWFDETIRRLNADARGTLLGSFRGDDKILTINTKGEARLMTFDLLNRFDDEYLVLEKWRPEQPISCIYYDGEKDIYFIKRFLLDHHTNPQYFMPSEHPKSFIEFVGTRDGATAEIIFAKKDKAPEVVDIDDFIAVKGIKAMGNQFVKEKVKSINIQLPEPVEEEEEEEPEHTTPNAPEIPEEGIIGDLFDA; via the coding sequence TTAGACCGCGCCATTCCCTCTATTTTTGATGGATTTAAACCCGTGCAGCGCCGTATTATGCACTCTATGAGAGAGTTAGAAGATGGGCGCTATAACAAGGTGGCGAATATCGTGGGAAATACCATGAAATACCACCCGCACGGCGATGCTTCTATCACAGATGCCATGGTGCAGATTGGGCAAAAAGAACTCCTTATAGACACCCAAGGGAATTGGGGAAATGTCTATACTGGCGACTCTGCGGCGGCGGCAAGATATATAGAAGCCCGCCTAACGCCCTTCGCGTTGGAGGTCGTGTTCAACCCTAAAACCACCCATTGGATTAAATCTTATGACGGCAGAAATAACGAGCCCATAGATCTCCCTGTAAAATTCCCGTTGCTTTTGGCACAAGGCGTGGAAGGGATTGGCGTGGGGCTTTCCACCAAGGTGATGCCGCACAACTTTAATGAGTTGATAGACGCTTCCATAGCTTACCTCAAAGGGAAGAAATTTCAGATTTTCCCAGATTTCATTACTGGGGGAATGTTAGATGTAACCAACTATAACGATGGCGAAAGAGGCGGCAGGCTCAGGGCACGCGCACGGATTATCCAAAAGGACAAACACACGCTTTGCATTACAGAATTGCCATTCTCAAAGACCACCAGTGACTTGATTGACAGTATCTTAAAGGCAAACGACAAAGGGAAAATCAAAATTAAAAAGATAGAAGACAACACTTCTGACGAGGTGGAAATCAACATCCATCTCAACAATGATGTCTCGCCAGATAAGATGATAGATGCCCTCTACGCCTTTACGGATTGTGAAATTTCTATCTCGCCTAACGCCTGTGTGATTGTGGGCGATAAACCCATGTTCCTCAGCGTTTCCGAAATTCTAAAACAGAACACAGACCACACCGTTTCGCTGCTGAAGAGGGAGTTGGAAATAGAATTGGGCGAGTTGGAGGACAAGTGGCACTTTGCATCGTTAGAGAAAATTTTTATAGAAAACGAAATCTATCAAGAGATTAAAGGCAAAGACTCCAAAGAAGCCGTTTATACCGCCATAGATATTGCCCTCCAGCCTTTTACACAAAACCTGATGCGCGCGGTAACCACAGATGATATTATCCGCCTGACCGAACTTCCTTTTATGCGAATTTCAAGGTATGATAGGGATAAAGCCTTAGAAAACATCGCAGCGCTGGAAGGGAAAATGGAGCAAGTCAAGCATCATTTGGCGCATTTGGTGGACTATGCCGTGGATTATTTCCTCAACATTAAAAAGAAATACGGCAAGGGCAGAGAGCGCCGCACGGAACTTCGGGTTTTTGATACCATAGATGCCACTAAAGTTGCCGTAGCCAACGAGAAATTTTATGTCAATCGCGCTGAAGGCTTCATCGGAACTTCGTTGAAAAAAGATGAATATGTCTTTGATTGCTCGGATATTGATGATATCATTACCTTCCGAAAAGATGGTGTGATGCAGGTGACCAAAGTAGAGCCTAAAACCTTTGTGGGCAAAGATATTATCCATGTAGGTGTGTTCAAAAAAGGCGACAAACGCACGGTTTATAATATGATCTACCGCGAGGGCAAAACGGGACCTTATTATATGAAGCGCTTTTCCGTAACCGCCATCACTAGAAATACAGAGTACCCGCTGGCATCAGATGCAAAGGGCTCCGAGGTGCTTTATTTCTCCGCCAATCCCAACGGCGAGGCAGAGGTGGTCAGCGTTTTACTAAAGCCTAACGCACGGATTAGAAAGAACAAAATAGAGATAGATTTCTCAGAATTAGCCATCAAAGGGCGAAATTCACGAGGGAATTTGGTGACCAAATATGCGGTTAAAAAAGTGGATTTAAAGGAAGAAGGCGTTTCCACCTTAGCACCACGCAAAATATGGTTTGATGAAACCATTCGCAGGCTGAATGCCGATGCCCGAGGCACGCTCTTAGGTAGTTTTAGAGGAGATGATAAAATCCTGACAATCAATACCAAAGGCGAGGCAAGGCTGATGACTTTTGACCTTCTCAACCGTTTTGATGATGAGTATTTGGTTTTAGAAAAATGGCGACCAGAGCAACCGATTTCTTGCATTTATTACGATGGCGAGAAGGATATTTATTTCATCAAGCGGTTCTTGTTGGATCACCATACCAATCCGCAATATTTTATGCCGAGCGAGCACCCCAAATCGTTTATAGAGTTTGTGGGCACCCGAGATGGCGCCACCGCAGAAATCATCTTTGCGAAGAAAGACAAAGCACCAGAAGTGGTTGATATTGATGATTTTATCGCGGTGAAAGGCATCAAAGCGATGGGCAATCAGTTTGTAAAAGAAAAAGTAAAAAGCATCAACATCCAGCTGCCAGAACCTGTGGAAGAAGAGGAGGAGGAAGAACCAGAACACACCACCCCCAACGCCCCAGAAATCCCAGAAGAAGGCATTATCGGAGATTTGTTTGATGCATAA
- a CDS encoding rhomboid family intramembrane serine protease, with protein sequence MSGIVLIFMAATVLFSYQGFRDMSFFRKNQFNVAAILQQNEYWRLLTSGFLHADGMHLFFNMLSLYFFQGIVVSIFGNVGFVILYLGSLLLGNLFSLYIYQKQPWYSAIGASGAVSGVIFASIALAPNDIEVNFLPGWMFGTLYFAYSVYMMLNPKPWDNLGHSAHLGGAAFGLTYVLVLYPEAVFQNSLYLGIMALPLLYLAYQIFIGKRIK encoded by the coding sequence ATGAGTGGTATAGTTTTAATATTTATGGCGGCTACCGTTTTGTTTTCTTACCAAGGATTTCGGGATATGTCGTTTTTTAGGAAAAATCAATTCAATGTAGCTGCCATTTTGCAACAAAACGAGTATTGGCGGTTGCTGACCTCTGGATTTTTGCATGCTGATGGGATGCATTTGTTCTTTAATATGCTCTCGCTGTACTTTTTTCAAGGGATTGTGGTCAGCATTTTTGGGAATGTAGGGTTTGTGATTCTTTATTTAGGATCATTATTGTTGGGTAATCTGTTCAGTCTTTACATTTATCAAAAGCAGCCGTGGTACTCTGCAATAGGCGCTTCTGGGGCGGTTTCTGGGGTTATTTTTGCCTCTATCGCTTTGGCGCCTAATGATATAGAGGTTAATTTCTTACCAGGCTGGATGTTTGGAACGCTCTATTTTGCGTATTCGGTGTATATGATGCTGAACCCTAAACCTTGGGACAATTTGGGACACTCGGCGCATTTGGGTGGTGCCGCATTTGGCTTGACTTATGTGCTGGTGCTGTATCCAGAAGCCGTTTTTCAGAATAGCCTTTATTTGGGAATTATGGCGTTGCCGTTGTTGTATTTGGCGTATCAGATTTTTATAGGCAAGCGCATTAAATAA